A stretch of DNA from Vulpes lagopus strain Blue_001 chromosome 12, ASM1834538v1, whole genome shotgun sequence:
ggggcgtagtTCGGTCAGTGCTGCCGGCACCCCCCCCCACCGAATATTTTGAGAGGAACCCAGCCCTCCAGGTGAACGTGGAGGCATACTGATAGCTCTAAAGACAAGCTCTTCTACCAGAGAACCTTTCTACAAGTCTTCTACAAGTCCTTCAAAACATTCAAAACGTGATTAAGACAGATCCAGGATTACCTGAACAGGCACTTACgatctcttttccttcccacaCTTGGAGCCCTCAGGAATTGCCCAAATAGCGCAAAAGTGGCACAGCCCACAAGAGAAAACGGTTCCTCTCAAAGCCCAGGATTCTTACTTCTAGCTTCCCTTAAAGTGTAGTTGGGGTAACCATTAAAGATTATCACAGAGGAGAGAACAAGCTACTGGATTCTACTGAAGTAACAAAGGGCAGTTAAAGGAAGATGCAGCCTAGCAGACATAGTTAAAATTTATCATTACACGTGTATGTTGCAAGACAGGCTCAGAAAAAGCACACgtgcagaaacttttttaaaaaattcagtattgCTGGGAaacaattttgttaaaaatttctatttaaagcTCTACTTAAATTCTATTAAAAGCTGGACTCTATCATCGTGTTTTCCAATCAGGAAACACACCAGGGAAGAGGcctatacacaaataaataaaagcgagaatggggagaaaaatcacatttattagtTCAGACAACCACAGGCTGGACACAACACACATGCTAAAAAGTGGACTGTCTTAAAACTTACTTCAAAGGTAAATAGGTAAATGTTTTCCACAGCCCCACAATCATTTCAATAAGTGTTTACAAATTAAAAGGCCGTTAGACATTAAAcagtaaaatatgtaataaatactcCAACCTACCCCAAAAGCTTCTTATAAGTTAAAAGTCATAATGAATTTGACTAACCATGCTATTGAAAACTTTTCAGTCACTAGAGGCTGAATCAGTTTTCAATGTATTAGTCCTAAAAATACCACTTCCCCTGTCCCCCAACCCCAAGCAAACTCTAGtaagattttacattttagagataaggCATTGACACCAATTAAAGCCTGTTTAGTAATCAGAATTTAAATGAAGTCTCATAAAGACCTCTCCTCTCCTGACAAAAAGGAACATATATACCAGACTCTCTGGGAAGACATTCAGACCTATTTCTAGTCATTATTGAAATGAAGTGTTAGATCGGTGAGCCAaagttaaatctaaaaataatacatcGTCCCCTGACCTCTCTAGCAATAAAAACCCATGTTGACCTAAGACGACTTGTACAAGTCACTGTGCTTTTGGTTATGTTGCTTCCTCTTGGTTCATCATTCATTTACTTTCATGGGGTTTTGTTTGAATATGAATAGACCCTCCAGTTTTTAAACTCCTCTAGAGTTCCCTGATTTATGGTAAAGACATTCATGATTCCCAGTGTCAACTACAGTTAAATGTCCCAAGAGCCTGAAGACTACAATCTATATAAATTTAAAGTCTTAGCTTTGTTCACCATTTTGCTAATTCACATTAGAGCCAAGAGCAAGACCATAAACTATTCTGAAAAATCAAGTTATTTGGAgcttttcaaatgataaaattttgcAAAGAAATAGTCATCCATGTTGTTCTCACACTAAGCAGTTTGAGGGTGGGGCTATACAGTTGATTATGTCCTATTTTAATCTCACTTCCCCATTCTGCTAATAAATAGGCTATTAAATGACTCACCTGATGAGGTACTGGCAGAAAGCCTTAATACAACTTAGCCTACAATTGTAAATTTacttaatctcatttaattcttgcaatatAAATAGATCATTTTTAAGAAGGGCCTTCTGTTCTCCCCACTTCCCAAACCTAAACCATAGAAAGGAGCAGTCAATTTAGtttttatggttaaaaaaaaaaaaaaaaaaaaccagaccaTCTAAGCAAAGTTTTACATGACATTATAGATGTAAAATAAAGTACAATTTCCACTTAATtcagtcttcaaatattttttattggaaggCCATGCGTTGCCttcatttattgtatttcaaATCACTGTACATTTACTTTTGTGAAAACACTGCCTGCATTTTCTAgtacaaaaaaaacctaaaaattgtTTCAGGAATGTAGAGAAATATCCAACTTAAATAGCGAAAAAGTGCACCATAATTACTGCTGCACTGCAGTCATTTCTGCATTTCCCATGTTTCTTAAATAACTATCTTGTCTGATAACACACAATATAAAGAGCAATTATGAAAAACAGACATTTACATATACTTCTAAAGTCTTATTGAGAATATCCTGTTGGCATTGGATAACCAATCATAGGCGCAGCTGCAGTAGCAGGATATGCATATGCCTGTTGGTTCATACCATTGTGCATATTGGGAACATTACTTCCATATTGCTGAGTGCTATCATAACCATTCTGGTAAGTCCCTGTTGGATTACCAGTCCTAAAACTGGTCTGTATACCAGCAGACACAAAATTACTTCCAAAGCTCCCATTGGTGTAATTTGCAGCACTGTAAACACCATTCTGAGTTTTTGCCCCAAAATCTCTCTTAAGCAGACTAGAGTAACCTCTGTCATAATTTTCCCTGTCTCTAAAGGTATTAAAACCACCCCTTTTGCCCGCAGAGTATCTGTCCCGACGGTCATCCTTCATGCCTCCTCTACCCCTGGAACgacctgtcaaaaaaaaaaaaaattgcaagctGATTATTTCCACAGCACAAATCATTACTAGTACAGAAGAAATTAGGAAGAAGCTGTATTCAAAGTTTAAAGTGTTTTCTCAGTTTCATATGACGATTTTACTCACCCGCCAATCCCATTTAATGGATTTGCAGACAATCATGTGACCCCAAATCACCAACATTTCTTAATGAAGGTTAGTCTTACCTGAACCTCTGTCTTCGACCAACTGAAGCAACTTGGGATTAATTGCTTGATTAGCTTCACGAAGCACAGAGATAAGGTCGCTCACTTGCTTTATGTTATTAGGTGTAAAGAAAGTGTATGCTGTGCCTGTTTTGGTACTGCGAGCAGTTCTTCCAATTCGATGAATATAATCCTCTGAGGAGTTAGGGTAGTCATAATTGATGACAAATTTCACATCTTCCACATCTGTAAGGTGTTGCAGTGTGGCAAAATAGCAATGTACGGAGTTTTGCACACCACAACAGCcagaccaaaaataaaaagttagacaATTGTATTCCCAAGAAGGTACGGGCTGcaaaaaatacagttaaaatgGTTATCCATTCCCTGTAGGAATACCATTGaggttggaaggaaaaaaaaaaaaaaaagcacacaccaTCTACCTGTCTCATTGCCCACCCAATGACAGAGAACCTATCAAAAGGACGTGTATTCTCTAACATATTCCCAAACCAGCAAGTCCCCTTACAGATCATCAAGTGACATCTGAATGCTTCTGCGCAGTAGGGCCACTTAAAGGTTCACAGCAACCTCTTCATGTGCTCATTTTGAGGACctttaaacaaaaatgtacatGGTCCTTCGCATTACACACTCATCAGAAGTTCAAAATTCTGGCCACACTGCTTGTCTTGCCAAGACCTTACAACCGCAGCTGCAAGAAAAACATACCTGTCCCCCAAAAGTTGTTTTTATGCACTGTGTCTCGTCTAGGCAAGCGCTTCCAAGAAGCCAGGATTCACTTGAGAATGTGTCTCTCTCTGGCAGGTCTCGACATGACGACTACTGTGTAGGTGAGGGAGGAACTTTCAAAGCACTGCTTTCTTTTCCCACTGACTAAGTGTGAGAAGTTGCTCCTGCTCTAGATCTCATGTGCCAGTACTCACCAATTTGTAAAAGGCTTAGTACCTTTTAAAGCTGCTCTCTCCATTTCAAACTTGAACAAAAATTTCATTGAACATTgaagtttggaaatatttcttcaaCATTTCAGCAAACTCACTGAAACTCAAAGACCCACAGATCACAGTAAACAGTTTGAAACAATGCTGTACCATGGCAGTCATGCAAAGCATGGGACAGAAGAAATACCACGGCAGTGAACTGTGAGGataacttccatttttttcccccggAGAGAACAGTTTACGGGGCAGAGGTGGTATGTTCTGCCTTTTGAAGATTACTGGCacactttcagcttttcacctcTCTAATCGACTGGAAGCAGCCAGCCGATCACTAGTCCTCCATCCCCCTCGAGTCCTCCGATTGTCATGCCTAGGCCTTGCCACAAAGACTGCACCTTTATatgaaaaaaacttagaaaaaatgcAGAGGTTAAAGAAAGCaataaactttctttaaaaaaattatatggagaTCTTCTGGGAAACCAAGCCATGAATTCGAGTTTTTACTAACCTAGCCCTCTGGAGGCCACATCTGTAGCAATCAGAATAGGAGCTTTTCCATGTTTGaattctgtgaaaaagaaacGATCATCAATAATCTTGAGAACTCCAGGTTCTGAGTGAAAAAATTTTTCATCTGACTTACCATTTAGAACCCAGTCACGTTCCTGTTGACTCTTGTCACCATGGATACCCATGGCGGGCCACCTACATTCAAGAAAAATTTTGTCAGTAGGCTTTGCATTTAAAGCCTGATAGGTTTTACTTTACTGCCTATCTAGTCACTAATTCCTCTAACTTCACCTGACCCATGCAGTTTTATTTACACTAGGTAAACTTATCTATGACATTCAAATCCACTTGCCCCTTCCCTTAAATTCAGCTCTCATATACTTGCTTTAATGGAAAAAACTCACATACCCATCTCTCCTCATTTTTCTAGTAAGCTCATCACATCTTCTTTTGGTTTCAACAAAAACAATGGTTTTATTCTCCTTCTCACTCATGATTTCTTCCATTAGACGAATAAGTCTTGcagggaaaaaaatagtgaattttaaaagaagtctaTGATTATAGCCACACATTTATGGTCACTCAAGAACTATCTTCAATTTACATGGCTATGAATAAAAAAACACCTGCTTGAACACTTATCAAGCAATTCTACCTTTGGTCCTTAAACCACAAAACAGGTTCCTCTCCTAAAAGAAATGTTACCGATAACCAATTTTGTGAATGAAGGAAACATTGCTAAGATTGACAGGATTTTAAAAGAACACGTTCACATTCTACCCTATGTAAGTTTCTTAACTTCTAAATTTGTACACTGAACTTTCAGTTCTATAAAAAACTTACTTTTCATCCTTTTCTACGTCATGACATACATCCACAATCTGAAGAATGTTGTGATTTGCACTCAGTTCCAGTGCACCAATGTTTATATGAATGTAGTCTTTCAGGAAATCTTCAGCAAGCTGTCTTACTTCTTTTGGCCAAGTTGCACTCCACATTAGGGTTTGCCTATCAGGCTAAAGAatgttggattttaaaaaagcgttatattctaaataaatttagAGCCAcgtttcaaaataaaacatttttaggggTACTTACTCTTATCTGATCCACAATCTTCCTTATTTGGGGTTCAAAGCCCATATCAAGCATTCTATCTGCTTCATCAAGGACAAGGTAGGTGGTTCTTCTCAGATTGGTTTTCCCACACTCTAAAAAATCAATCAGTCTTCCAGGTGTTGCAATACAGATTTCCACA
This window harbors:
- the DDX5 gene encoding probable ATP-dependent RNA helicase DDX5, with the translated sequence MSGYSSDRDRGRDRGFGAPRFGGSRAGPLSGKKFGNPGEKLVKKKWNLDELPKFEKNFYQEHPDLARRTAQEVETYRRSKEITVRGHNCPKPVLNFYEANFPANVMDVIARQNFTEPTAIQAQGWPVALSGLDMVGVAQTGSGKTLSYLLPAIVHINHQPFLERGDGPICLVLAPTRELAQQVQQVAAEYCRACRLKSTCIYGGAPKGPQIRDLERGVEICIATPGRLIDFLECGKTNLRRTTYLVLDEADRMLDMGFEPQIRKIVDQIRPDRQTLMWSATWPKEVRQLAEDFLKDYIHINIGALELSANHNILQIVDVCHDVEKDEKLIRLMEEIMSEKENKTIVFVETKRRCDELTRKMRRDGWPAMGIHGDKSQQERDWVLNEFKHGKAPILIATDVASRGLDVEDVKFVINYDYPNSSEDYIHRIGRTARSTKTGTAYTFFTPNNIKQVSDLISVLREANQAINPKLLQLVEDRGSGRSRGRGGMKDDRRDRYSAGKRGGFNTFRDRENYDRGYSSLLKRDFGAKTQNGVYSAANYTNGSFGSNFVSAGIQTSFRTGNPTGTYQNGYDSTQQYGSNVPNMHNGMNQQAYAYPATAAAPMIGYPMPTGYSQ